The nucleotide window TTGTAACGGAACGGATTGGATGGACAAGAACATGACCCGTATTGATCTGCTCTCTGCAGGACGCAAAAAGGTCCTTTTCTTTGGCTTTGTTTATTCATTCTACATAGTTTGGAATTTCCAGGTTTGAAACTGCTATTGTCACTTCCTGTTTGGTCGCGGAgaaattttaggaaaataaaGGAACGGGTTGTAATTTGTGCAGTCCGTGATATTGAGTTCATAATGTAACTAAAATTTCGGGTTTAATAACTGTGTGGAAATGACTGAGCTGGTTGCTTTGTTTGGGGGActgaagcaaaagaaaattgaggTTCCACTTTCTGGTTTCGATATTATCTTTTGGTATCCCAGCAATTAGGAAGTAAAGATGACTGgggttttttataatattattcctGGTGTGATTAGACGTTGATTCCTCAAACTTTGTTTGGCTGTTAGGATAATAGAGCTGAAGGTAAGGTTTGAATAGTATTCTCTTAGGCTCCCGATGATCAAACCTTTTGTTCAGTCCTAGGGTTTGGAACTTATGTTTTCCCCCCAATTTTCCCCAGTATTTTAACAACCAGACATATAATGAGTGattggagattttaattttgattttaattttccaTCATCAGCTTCAACAATTTCATCAGAAAAAGGAGAGCAAAATCAGTACTGGCCATAGAAAATCATCAAGAAAATATGGTGAAGCTGAGCAGCATGAACCTGATGCTGGTGCATCATCCACTACCATATCAAAAGCATCGTATCAGGTTACTTAAAAGGAAGTTTCTCCTCATGATGATTCAGACCTGCAAATTATTCGTTAATCAGTATCGTGCTTGCTGGGAGTTGGAGAGCCAGATCTGTCATTGATTCAGTCGAGGGAAGATCAGGTAACAGATGTAGGTTGTGCCCTCCTTCTCTTTATACTTGTATCTTGATACAATTTCTGGTAGGTTAGCACATTTGATATGTGGACTTGATGTATaattatattctcatttgttgCTGGGTAGGGGCAACGCAGGAACCTGGTGGTTTGGAATTGAGGCAATCTGATCGAAGTAGTGAAATAGTGCTTGAAGGAGAATGGTGGCTTCCTTTCTCTGAGCCTTGTGAAAGTTCTGATGCCCTTTCAAGGTTAGCTTCAGTAAAGACTGGCATGAAGGAAGCATCCTGCTACTGAGCCTTG belongs to Juglans regia cultivar Chandler chromosome 8, Walnut 2.0, whole genome shotgun sequence and includes:
- the LOC108988730 gene encoding uncharacterized protein LOC108988730, translated to MIMTTRMIYFYFLPDQTRTNFQFRKAYQFAQFLVIYFSGHGTEAVSVMVIVIEPCNGTDWMDKNMTRIDLLSAGRKKLQQFHQKKESKISTGHRKSSRKYGEAEQHEPDAGASSTTISKASYQVT